In Thiovulum sp. ES, the genomic stretch CTGTAAAGACTCGGAAAAGTCATCTTTTTTATCTTCTTCAACACCCCTCTTTGAAATCATTAAAACCATTCCAATTCCAATTGAAAGAGCTAAAATTGCACTTCCTCCGTAACTAAGAAATGGAACAGGCAAACCTTTCATCGGAAGTAATCCCGTTGCACCATAAGTATTTATCAACAGCCCTAGACCAATTATAACCGCAATTCCAATTCCAAAAAGCATAAATCTAGGCTCTTTGCTACGGTTTGCCACTTTTAAAATTCTTTGAATAAGAATTAAAAACATCGTGAGAATCACAACAATTGATAAAAATCCAAGCTCTTCAGCAACTCCCTCTAAAATAAAGTCGGTATGAACTTCAGGAAGGTATCCATATTTAAAAATCCCATTTCCAAGACCTTGACCAGTTAAACCACCATTGCTAATTGCACTCAATGCTTGTGAAACTTGAAATTGGCTTTCAGTATTCTCAAAAATTATATATTGCCTCATAAAATCAGGCATGATTTCTGCAATTGGTTCTTGAACTCCTCCCCACCAACTCAAGAGTCTTTGAACCCTGTGCGGTTGGCTAATTGAGAAAATTATAAAAACTATAAAAAGACCGCTCAAACCTAAAGAGAAGAATCTTCTACTACCTCCAGCAAAAAATGCAAGAATAAGGAATGAAAATGATAGAAGCATTGTTTGACCCAAATCTTTTTGACCAATTCCAATAAAAAGAATCGAGATAAGGAAAATTAAAATATATGGTAAAAATAGCTGTAACTCATCCATTAAAGTTGGTTTTTCTATGGAGGAATCTATTTTTCTTGACATACTCCAAGCAAGAAAATAGACAAAACCAATTTTATAAAATTCAACTGGTGCAATTGAGAGAGGTCCAATTTTTATCCATCTTGTAGCTCCTCCAATAGGAGGAACAATGCTTGATGGTAAAAACTCCATTGCAATAATTGTTATTAAGCCACCAATAAAAAAAGTCATTCCAATTTTGTGAATCCAGACATCAGGATTCAGCCTTGAAAGAATCCACATTGTTACAATTGACAACGATGCAAAGAGAAATTGCTTTGTTGCAAAAGTGAATTCTCCGACATTGAAATTGACTGTTGCATAAAATGAGAGAGAGTATGTAAATACAACTCCACCAGTTAAAAGTATGATAACGGTATAATAAATTATTCTATCAGGCATATATAAACTTTTCTAGTTTCAAAAATATTTTAAAATATTTTAACAAAAAAGAATTCAAGAATTAAAAATATTTTTTAAGATTTGTTTAAAGTTATAGATTTTCCACCTTCTAAAAATCTTATAATTCAGAGTTTGGTAAATTTGATAGAATTTGTAAAAAGAGTATTTTTGATTCAATATAAAAGTGATAGTTGTATTCGGAACTCGTATTTTCATAATCACTGCTCCGATTGTGTAGATGTTTGTACGGAAAATGTTTTCTCAATTTTTCAAAATAAAATTGTGCTTGATTCTGAAAAATGCACACTCTGTTCAGCATGTCTAGGTAGTTGTCCAAGCGAGGCTCTTTCAATTCCAAATATTGATCCAAATGTAGAAATTGCGGGAAAAATCTCAGATGTTTTTGAGTGCGATACAAAAACATGTTTAGCAAGATTTGATTCTCATCATTTGGCAGTAGCTTCGCTTAAAAATGAGAAATTTACACTCGATTTGTCAAAATGTGAAAGTTGTCAAATTGGAGAATATGAGAATACGATTCAAGAAAAAGTGGTAAAAGCGAATACCTTTTTAGAGAAACTTGGTGTTGAAAATCGAGTTGGAATTAAAAAAGAGATTGAAGAGAAGAGCAAAAAGCGGGAACTTTTCAAAAATATCTTGAAAAAGGGTGAAGATCAAATTATTCCGCAGAAAGATAGTTTTACAAAAAAGTTTTATCCATTAAAACAGAAACTTCTTGTTGATGAGGTTAAAAAACTTGATATTGATCTAAAAAATGGTGGTGGTCTAATCTGGACACAAGAAATCTCATCAAATTGTACGAATTGCGGTGATTGTATTCAATTTTGTCCAACCGAAGCACTCTTAAGAAGTTCTGATAAATTGCAAATTTTTATTCGTGCAAATCTATGTATTTCATGCGGTGTCTGTAACCATATTTGTAAAGTTGATGCAATTCAAAAAAGCGATGAGGTCGGAATTTTAGATTTAATGAAACCTAAAGAGCTTATAAAATTTGAGATGGCAATTTGTCCAGAGTGCAAAACCCCATTTATTAAACGAGGTGATGAACAGATTTGTGATCGATGCCATGACTTTGTGCATAATCACTCAAATATTTTTACACTCGCTCGGGATATGTAGAAATTGTCGGAGAATTCCGACAAAAACATTTTTTTAATATATATTCTAAATTAAATCTTAAACAATAGTTAAGTTATAATTCACGGAAAAAGGGAATGTTTGAGAACTCATTTAGCTACTCAATTAAAAGATGTAGAAGCGGGAACAGAAGTTAAACTTGCTGGTTGGGTTGATAGCCACCGAGATCATGGTGGTGTTGTTTTTATCGACTTGCGAGATAAAAGTGGTTTAATTCAGCTTGTTCTTGATCCAGAAGAGAGTGGAGAAGCACATAAATTTGGACATGAAATCAGAGACGAATTTGTTCTAATTATTAAAGGAACTATCAGAAATCGTGGTGAAGGTTTGGAAAATCCAAAATTAGAAACGGGAAAAATCGAAGTTGTTATTAAAGAATTGACAATTGAGAACAAAAGTAAGCCACTCCCTTTTACACTCGGTGATGAAAAAGTAAATGAGGAAATCCGACTAAAATATAGATATTTGGAATTGAGAGATCAGAGTGCATTAGAGACTTTCCGACTCCGAAGCAAAATGGCAATTACTGCTCGAAATGTTTTAGATAAATTAGGATTTTTAGAAGTTGAGACACCGATTTTGACAAAATCAACACCAGAAGGTGCAAGAGATTATTTAGTTCCGAGTCGGGTTCATGGTGGCGAATTTTATGCACTTCCACAATCTCCGCAACTGTTTAAACAGCTTTTGATGGTTGGAGGTTTTGACAGATATTTCCAAATTGCAAAATGTTTCCGAGATGAAGATTTACGAGCTGACCGACAGCCAGAATTTACTCAAATCGATGTTGAGATGAGTTTTTGTGACCAAGAAGATGTAATTGGAGTTGCAGAAGAATTACTTTCAGGAATTTTCAATGAAGCGGGAATTCAAGTCCAAACACCATTCCAACGAATGCCATACAGTGAAGCTATGGAAAAATATGGTTCGGACAAACCAGATTTAAGATTTGGAATGGAGATGGTTGAAGTTATTGATCTTTTTGCAGATTCTTCAAATGAGATTTTCGCAAACATTGCAAAAGATGAGAAAAATAACAGAATTAAAGCTCTTCGAGTTCCAAACGGAGATAAAATTTTTAGCCGAAAAATCATCAAAGAGCTTGAGAAATTTGTATCAAAATTTGGGGCAAAAGGTCTTGGCTATTTCCAAATGAGAGAGGACGGACTCAAAGGACCACTTCTGAAATTTATGAGTGAAAAGAGTGTTGCCGACCTCATCGCTCGAACAGAATTAGAAGTTGGTGATATTGTTTTCTTTGGTGCGGGAAATAAAAAGACAATTTGGGACTACATGGGACGACTCAGACTTGAAGTTGCAAAACGATTGGAACTTCTTGATAGTTCAAAATATGAGTTCCTTTGGGTTGTCGATTTTCCTATGTTTGAAAAAGATGACGACGGAACTGTTAAGGCTCTTCACCACCCATTCACAATGCCTAAAAGTATCGATGAGGTCGCTGATGTTGAAGAAATTGAAAGCATCGCATACGATATTGTTTTAAATGGTGTTGAACTTGGTGGAGGAAGTATCCGTATTCATCGAGAAGATATTCAAAAGAAAATTTTCCAACTTCTCAATATCTCTGATGAAGAAGCAAATGAGAAATTTGGTTTCTTAATCGAAGCTCTAACTTTTGGTGCACCGCCACACGGAGGTTTTGCGATTGGTTTTGACCGACTTGTTATGCTTCTTACAAAACGAGATTCAATCCGTGATGTAATTGCATTTCCAAAAACTCAAAAAGCTCAATGCCTCTTAACTTCTGCACCTGATGTTGTCGCAAACGAACAATTGAAAGAACTAAATATTAGACTTCGAGAAAAAAAACAGCAATAAATAATTTTGCTCACCAAAAAGAGGAAAACTACTAAAATATAAACCAAACCTTCTAATTCCCGTGCTTGACACGGGAATCTTAACTATTTTAAGAAAAATATCAAATCAAGCATTAAACTTGTTTCAGTCCCAAAATATTTAAAAGTTCAGAAAATTTACTTTCAAAATAGTGCGGTTGAGACTCAAGTTGGTTTTTTGGTGAAATCAGATTTTTGCCAAATTTCAAACCTTTTTCTGTAAGAGATTTAAATTCTTTGAGAATTGGAATTTTTACCTCTTTTCCATCAACATCTTTTTCAGTTCTGTATTTTGAGCTTTTTCGAGTTTTTGTTTCCAAAAAACCTGCGGAAATCATTTCTTTGTTAAATTGCTGAACAGAAATTTTGATTTCAAATTTTTCCAAAAGTGCTTTTGCGGAATAAGTGTGATTTTCATCAGAATATTCTGGCAAATAAGAAGTTTCCAAATCAAACTTTTTATGAATTGTTTCAACCATTTTGATTTTAGAAGCTTCACTTGGTCGCAAAATCTCAATCGTGTTTTTCACACCAACAAATTCAAGTTCCAATTTCTCTTTTAGTGAAATTTTTGGAGCAAATCTTTGAGAAAGAATATCTTCGATTGTTTCATCACACCAAACGGCAAAATCTGGAGAAAGCCAACGAGCAAAAGCAATAATCAGCTTTCTGTGAATCCAAGTTCCTTGAATATTTTTATCGTTTCCACCCTTGTTAACTACCACTAAATCACCGTTATGAATATTATCATATCGGGAAATCAAATTTCCACTTTTTGAAATTTTACCATTTGCTAATTCTGAAAAAGTTGGTTGGAAAAAATGTACTAAGCGGATTTCTTCACAAAATTCTCAAGCAGTTTCATTGCCTCTTCTCTGTTTTGTAGAAAATCTTTGTGTGCATTTTTGTTTGTGAAATTTGTTACCACAAAAACTCCACCCGCAGGAATTCCAAATTTTTGAGCGACCGAAAGAAAAGAGAAAAACTCCATATTTTCAAGACCAATTCCCATTTTTAGAAAATTTTTTGATATTTCAAAATCTGTTGTAATGTAATTGCTACTATTTACAATTGTCGGACTTTCGCCTGTTGAGACAACATTTTCAATTGGTGTGTAACTACTTTTTGTCAAAAATGAGAGTTCAATATTTGAAGCAGTTTTTGCATTCACAATCTCAAAAAGCGGAATTTCTCCATAGCTTCCTGCTGTTCCAATAAAAATTAAATTTTTTGGTCTTTTTTTGGTTGTTAAGAGAAACTGTGTCAAATTTATAGCCATTTGAACCGATCCAACTCCCATAGATTTTGAGAATGAAAAATCTTCTCCATTTCCTGCACTAATAAACATTTTTTCTCCTAGCAGATATTGTGAAGTCTATTTGCTTCAATCATCTTTTTTTCAACCTCTTCCCAATTTCCATTTTCAATCATTTTTTCAAATTCAGCAATCTCATTTTTAAATCTGTTCAGAGATGAAAGTAAATTTTCGCGATTTTGAAAGAAAATATCTCGCCACATTTTTGGAGAACTTTTTGCAAGTCTGCTCATATCTCGAAAACCACCAGCAGAAAGATTTAAAATGCTATCTCGCCCCTCTTGTGCCATAACAGAATTTGCGAGTGAAAAGCTGATGAGGTGCGGTAAATGACTTATCCAAGCTGTGTGTCTGTCGTGTTCAAAAGATGTCATTTCGACAATTCTCATTTCCAAAAAATTAAAAATCTCAAAAGCATCCTCTCTCTGTTTCTCTCCAGAATCCTCTAAATCACAAAGAACTGCTACACGACCACGATACAGGTCTTTAATACTTGCAGATGGACCACTCTTTTCAGTTCCAGCCATTGGGTGAGCAGGAACAAAATTTCGCCGAATTTTTCTGGGAATAGAGAGAACTATCTCCCGTTTTGTACTTCCCATATCAATAATTGTAATGTTCTCTTTTAAATTTTTAAATGAGCTTAAAGCAGAAATGATTCCTTCAACTGGAATTGCTAGAAAAAGAATATCGCTATTTTTTTGAATTTCAGAAAAAGTTTGAACCTCGTCGACAAGACCAAGTTTTTCAGCCTCTTCAATATGCTTTTGGTTTCTGTCGTACCCTAAAACTCGATATTTATCACTACTTTTTAATGCGAGTCCGAGAGAACCACCGATTAATCCTAAACCTATTATTCCAATTTTTTCATCAATAATTTGCGACGGAGACCTCGCCA encodes the following:
- a CDS encoding Cell division membrane protein FtsW (PFAM: Cell cycle protein), encoding MPDRIIYYTVIILLTGGVVFTYSLSFYATVNFNVGEFTFATKQFLFASLSIVTMWILSRLNPDVWIHKIGMTFFIGGLITIIAMEFLPSSIVPPIGGATRWIKIGPLSIAPVEFYKIGFVYFLAWSMSRKIDSSIEKPTLMDELQLFLPYILIFLISILFIGIGQKDLGQTMLLSFSFLILAFFAGGSRRFFSLGLSGLFIVFIIFSISQPHRVQRLLSWWGGVQEPIAEIMPDFMRQYIIFENTESQFQVSQALSAISNGGLTGQGLGNGIFKYGYLPEVHTDFILEGVAEELGFLSIVVILTMFLILIQRILKVANRSKEPRFMLFGIGIAVIIGLGLLINTYGATGLLPMKGLPVPFLSYGGSAILALSIGIGMVLMISKRGVEEDKKDDFSESLQPSINRDEYDGVNLLKEEREIEYVDFEHDGYFEEYEKRRDQRNAYSRHPEF
- a CDS encoding prephenate dehydrogenase (PFAM: Prephenate dehydrogenase~IMG reference gene:2508609358_SP) — protein: ARSPSQIIDEKIGIIGLGLIGGSLGLALKSSDKYRVLGYDRNQKHIEEAEKLGLVDEVQTFSEIQKNSDILFLAIPVEGIISALSSFKNLKENITIIDMGSTKREIVLSIPRKIRRNFVPAHPMAGTEKSGPSASIKDLYRGRVAVLCDLEDSGEKQREDAFEIFNFLEMRIVEMTSFEHDRHTAWISHLPHLISFSLANSVMAQEGRDSILNLSAGGFRDMSRLAKSSPKMWRDIFFQNRENLLSSLNRFKNEIAEFEKMIENGNWEEVEKKMIEANRLHNIC
- a CDS encoding aspartyl-tRNA synthetase (PFAM: GAD domain; tRNA synthetases class II (D, K and N); OB-fold nucleic acid binding domain~TIGRFAM: aspartyl-tRNA synthetase, bacterial type), which gives rise to MRTHLATQLKDVEAGTEVKLAGWVDSHRDHGGVVFIDLRDKSGLIQLVLDPEESGEAHKFGHEIRDEFVLIIKGTIRNRGEGLENPKLETGKIEVVIKELTIENKSKPLPFTLGDEKVNEEIRLKYRYLELRDQSALETFRLRSKMAITARNVLDKLGFLEVETPILTKSTPEGARDYLVPSRVHGGEFYALPQSPQLFKQLLMVGGFDRYFQIAKCFRDEDLRADRQPEFTQIDVEMSFCDQEDVIGVAEELLSGIFNEAGIQVQTPFQRMPYSEAMEKYGSDKPDLRFGMEMVEVIDLFADSSNEIFANIAKDEKNNRIKALRVPNGDKIFSRKIIKELEKFVSKFGAKGLGYFQMREDGLKGPLLKFMSEKSVADLIARTELEVGDIVFFGAGNKKTIWDYMGRLRLEVAKRLELLDSSKYEFLWVVDFPMFEKDDDGTVKALHHPFTMPKSIDEVADVEEIESIAYDIVLNGVELGGGSIRIHREDIQKKIFQLLNISDEEANEKFGFLIEALTFGAPPHGGFAIGFDRLVMLLTKRDSIRDVIAFPKTQKAQCLLTSAPDVVANEQLKELNIRLREKKQQ
- a CDS encoding purine-nucleoside phosphorylase (PFAM: Phosphorylase superfamily): MFISAGNGEDFSFSKSMGVGSVQMAINLTQFLLTTKKRPKNLIFIGTAGSYGEIPLFEIVNAKTASNIELSFLTKSSYTPIENVVSTGESPTIVNSSNYITTDFEISKNFLKMGIGLENMEFFSFLSVAQKFGIPAGGVFVVTNFTNKNAHKDFLQNREEAMKLLENFVKKSA
- a CDS encoding KilA-N domain-containing protein (PFAM: KilA-N domain), producing MISRYDNIHNGDLVVVNKGGNDKNIQGTWIHRKLIIAFARWLSPDFAVWCDETIEDILSQRFAPKISLKEKLELEFVGVKNTIEILRPSEASKIKMVETIHKKFDLETSYLPEYSDENHTYSAKALLEKFEIKISVQQFNKEMISAGFLETKTRKSSKYRTEKDVDGKEVKIPILKEFKSLTEKGLKFGKNLISPKNQLESQPHYFESKFSELLNILGLKQV